Below is a window of Pseudarthrobacter equi DNA.
GGCCGATCAGCTTCACCCACCAGCGAATGTCCAGGAGGTCGTCGGCCACGCCCACCAGGACGATCACCGCGGCCCCGGCCAGCACTCCCCACGGCGAGAAATTGTTCCGGTAGATGTCCTTGACGAAGAAAGACTGGCTCGCGACGATCAGTGCCACCATCACACCCAGGAAGATGGCGACGCCGCCAAGCCTGGAAACGGGGGTGGAGTGCATGTCGCGGCTGCGGATGGGCTGGTGCAGTTCGAGCCTGTGGCCCACCACCCGGGCACCCCAGGTCGCGGCGTAGGACACGACGGCGGCCGTCAGGCCCATGAGCAGGTACATGATCATGGGGTGATGGCCGTTTCAGGATTGATGGGGCCGGGAATGGACCGCCGCGCCGGCGGCAGATCCGAGATAGGTGGGCTCACTGGCCGGGAATCTGTTCTCCGATAAATGAAACTTCTCCGTCGCCGAGCGCGCAGCAGACAGTACGCAGATAGCTTTACGCAGTGCCTTACAGGGCTGTATTACAGTGGACTCTAGTCAAAGATACTAGCGCCAACGGCGTCATGGCTCCGCGCCACACTCGCGCAGAAGGAGCAGGGAAACCCCTGACAGCCATGCTGAAAGGACCCCCATGACCGCCCGCATTGCAGTTGCAGCCGTGACCTTCGACCGTCCGAAGGAGCTCGCGGTACTGCTGGATTCGATCAAGGCCCAGACGGCCGCAGTGGACACCATTTGCCTGGTGGACAGTGGCACAACGCCGGCGCGCAGCATAGCGGATCAACATGCCAACGTTGACTATGTCCGGTCCGAAGCCAACCTTGGCGGGGCCGGCGGGTTTGCCCTCGCGGCCCTCAAGGCGGTGGCCAGCGGTGCCAAGTGGATCTGGATGATGGACGACGACGCCGTGCCCGCCGATCCTGAATGCCTCGCCACGCTGGTCCGGGAGGCCGAAGCCCGCGACCTGGAGGCTGTGGTTCCACTCGTGACGGCACCCGGACAGCCCGACAGGCTTTCCTTCTTCTTCCGGCTGGACGGCAAGGTCACCCACGACCGCGCCGAGGTGGAGAAACTGGGGTTCCTTCCCGACGACGGGCACTTCTTCAATGGCGCGCTCATCCGGTCCGACGTGTTCTTCAAGGTGGGCCTGCCCGACATGCGCCTGTTTATCCGCGGCGACGAGGTGGACTTCACCATCCGGCTCCGCCAGGCAGGGATCAGGTTTGGAACAGTCACCACCACAGCCATTACACACCCGCACGCGTTTTCCGAAACCCAGCACGTGTACGGCGCCGGATGGCACGTCATCGTTCCGGAATCGGCGTTCAAGCGCTATTACTACTACCGCAACCGCGGGTACCTCATCCGCCGGTATTTCCGGGTCCGTTCGTTCATTGCGGACGTAGGCGGCTACCTGGGGTACTTCCTGCAGCGCCGCGACCTTCCCGGGCTGCTTGCCTGGGCACGGACCTTCAGCGCCGGCCTGCGCGGCAAAGGATTCGGCCCGCTGGAGGACCAGAAGTTCTAGCGGCACTCCCCGCGTAGGGGCTGCCGGAGGAGCCCGTTAGCCCTTGCTGGATAAACGGCGCGTTGCCAGGAGCCACAGCAGGACCCAGGGCTCGCCGAAAACACGGTAGGCAACGCGGCGCGGGTGCAGCAGCAGCCGCCAGGCCCATTCAAGGCCCAGCCGGCCCAGCCAGCGGGGCGCCAGCTTCTGGATCCCGGCCAGCTGTTCGATGGCACCACCCACGGCGCAGTAAATGGCCGGCGGCAAGCCGTCGAGCCGACGCTGCAGCACTTCCTCCTGCAGGGGCATGCCCAGGCCCAACAGCACCAGCTGCGGCTGCTCGCGGTGCAGCCAGGCGACGGCGGCATCCTCCAGTTCAGGGTTCCAGTCCTCGCCCGGAAAACCTTCCACCCGGGCACCGGGAACGATGGTCCTCAGCCGGGCGACAGCACCGGAATTGGCTTCATTGCCGGCGCCCACCACAGCAATCCGCTCGAGGCCGCGCACTTGGTCAAGGGCGGGCAGCCAGTCGGTGGAGCCGAGCCGGTAGTCCATGACGGGACCCGCCGCGTTGCCTGTCCTCCCCCACAGCCACAGCACGGGCGCCCCGTCCAGGAGCACGATGTCACTGGCCTCGTAGAGCCGGCGAAACCCATCATCGGAGAGGGTGAGCGTGACGCTGTGGAGGTTGTGTCCCAGCACCGTCCGGGTGGAGCCGTCCTCGATAAAGCGGCTGAGCTCCTCAACCAGCTCGGGAACCCGCAGCGGCGTGGCGTGGACGTCCAGGACAGGAATCTGCTGGCGGTCCAGTGCCATCAAGGCTGCTGTTCCCTGGCCGGTGCGGCGGCATCCGCCGGCTCGGCCTTCCCTGCAGATTCACCGTTGCCCGCTTCGTTGCCGACGATTCCCTCATCGGCCGGCTCTGCTGCCACGGCTGGCTCCGCAGTATCCTCCTCGGCATTCTCCTCAGCCATGGGAATCTCGCCGAGGCCCAGGACGCCCGGAACGTGCTCGCGAAGCTGGTCGAGACTGACCGCACCGTTGCGGACAACGCGGAGGCGGGGCCCGGTGGCATCAACAATGGTGGAAGGAACCGCGTCCGCGCCCTCGGCCGGGCGGAAGCCGCCTTCCAGGTAGACCTCCACGGAGTCCGCCAGCTGCTCGCGCGCTGCGGCGGCGGTTTGTGCCGGGGCGTGTCCGGTCCGGTTTGCGGAGGATACGGCCAGGGGCCCGGTGAGGGTCAGCAGCTCCTGCGCAATTTCATCGGCCGGCATCCGCAGCGCTACAGTCCCCTTGGTCTCGCCAAGGTCCCAGTCCAATGAGGGCTGGGCGTGGAAAATGAGCGTGAGGCCGCCGGGCCAAAAGGCTTCCGCAAGCTTGCGGGCCTCCGCGGAAATGTCCGTGGCCAGCCCGTCCAGGGCGTTGATACGGGGAATCAGCACGGGCGGCGGCATGGTGCGGCTGCGTCCCTTGGACACCAGGAGCATGGTGACGGCCTGCGGCGAGAAAGCGTCGGCGGCGATTCCATACACGGTGTCCGTGGGCAGGACCACGCATTTTTTCTCGCTGATGGCCCGCTGGGCATGTTCGAGGGCTTCGGCGCGCTGGCTGTCGGTGCTGCAGTCGTAGGTTGTGGTCACAGGCCTATTCTTTCATTCCGTGTGGCCAGGTCCGGCAAGGAAGGCGCTGGTGGCGCGCTCTTTGCCGTTCAGGTCCACGTGCGTGCTGATACCGGTCCAGGCTCCCTGCCTGCCGAGCATGGCGGCGACCCAGCCGGCCTGGACTTCGGCGTGTTCCATCACAAAGTAGCCCCCGGGCCGTAGAAGACGCGCAGCGGAGGCCGCTGCCGCCGTCGGGAGCTCCATACCGTCCGCTCCCCCGCCGTACAGTGCCTCCGGCGGGTCGTGCAGTGCCACTTCGGGTTCGTTGGGGATGGCTTCGGCGGGGATGTAGGGCGGGTTGGAGATCACGACGTCGAAGGTTCCGTTCAGCTCCGGAAGTGCCGTTCGCAGGTCCCCCAGGACGAGGTGGACGCCGAGGGGTTCGAGGTTCCGGGCCGCCCAGGCGTGGGCCAGCGGACTGAATTCGACGGCGTGGACTTCGGCGACGGGAACCTCATGTGCGATGGAGCCTGCGATGGCGCCGGACCCTGTTCCGAGGTCCACGATCCTCGGCGCGTCCATTCCCGCCACATGGTCGATCACCAGCTGGACCACCGATTCAGTCTCGGGACGGGGAATGAAGACACCCGGGCCTACCGCCAGTTCCAGATACCTGAAGTGGGCCACCCCGGTGATGTGCTGAAGGGGTACACGGCCTGCCCGTTCCGCCACAAGTTCGTCATACCCCTCTGGCGCCGGGGTGTCGCCCAGCATCAGGGCGCGGAGCCGGCCCAGGCCCACCTGGAGCAGGTGGTCGGCGAGGAGCTCGGCGTCAACGCGGGGGCTGGGCACACCCGCCTCGCGGAGGACAGCGGTTGCCGCACTGACGGCGTCAGCGAGGGACTGGCCTGCACTCATACGCGCGGACTAGTCGCCGATGGCGTCCAGGCGTGCCTGTTCGTCCATCTCGATGGCAGACTGGATGACCGGTTCCAGGTCCCCATTCATGACCTGGTCCAGGTTGTACGCCTTGTAGCCGGTGCGGTGGTCCGCGATCCGGTTCTCCGGGTAGTTGTACGTGCGGATCCGCTCGGAGCGGTCCATGGTGCGGATCTGGGATTTCCGCTGCTCGGAGTTGGCGGCGTCAATCTGCTCCTGCTGGTGGGCAAGGATGCGTGCACGCAGCACGCGCATGCCGGCTTCGCGGTTCTGCAGCTGCGACTTTTCGTTCTGCATGGCCACTACGATGCCCGTGGGAAGGTGCGTGATGCGGACGGCGGAGTCCGTGGTGTTCACCGACTGGCCACCCGGGCCGGAGGACCGGTACACGTCGATCTTGAGGTCGTTCTGGTTGATTTCGAGCTCTTCGGGCTCGTCAACCTCGGGCAGGACCAACACGCCGGCGGCGGAGGTGTGGATGCGGCCCTGGGACTCGGTGACGGGGACGCGCTGCACGCGGTGGACGCCGCCTTCGAACTTGAGCCGTGCGTAGACGCCCTCGGCGGGATCGTTGGAGCTGCCCTTGACAGCCACCTGGACGTCCTTGTACCCGCCCAGGTCGGACTCCGTGGAAGAGATGATTTCGGTCTTCCAGCCGCGGGATTCCGCGTACCGGGTGTACATGCGCAGGAGGTCACCGGCGAACAGCGCGGCTTCGTCGCCGCCTTCGCCGCCCTTGACTTCGAGGATCACGTTGCGGGCGTCGTCCGGATCGCGCGGGATCAGCAGTCGCCGAAGCTTGGCCGCAGCAGTCTCCAGGGATGCCTCCAGCTCGGGAACCTCTGCAGCGAACTCGGAATCCTCGGCTGCCATCTCCCTGGCAGCGGAAAGATCGTCCCGCAGCCCCTCCCAGCGGTGGTAGGCCTCCACAATGCCATTAAGCTGAGCCGACCGCCGCCCCAGCTTCCGGGCAAGCCGCTGGTCAGCATAAACAGCAGGATCCCCCAGCTGTGCCTGGATAGCATCATGCTCATCAAGCAGGCCCTGTACGGACTCAAACATTTATAAACCTCTTTCGTTCTGTGCCCATCTTAAAACAGGCACAAGAAGCGGCGCGCCACGGTGAGCGAGCCCCGTAACTGCCGCGCGGATGTTCCGCCCAGGGAGTGGCATCGGGCCTATCGAAGCGTTGCAGCTGACGTACGCAGTACGTCAGCTGCAACGCGAAGGGGCGGGGGCGGAACATCCGCGCGGTACCCACCGCACGAACGCACCGCGCCCCGCCCTTTACTCAGCTACTTGTCGTTATCCGACTTAGCACCAAGCGTCGTCTTCTGTACCTGCATGAGGAACTCGACGTTGCTTCCGGTCTCCCGGATCTTGTTGGTCAGCAGCTCAAGGCTCTGCTGCGTTTCGAGTCCGGAGAGGACGCGGCGCAGCTTCCACATGATCTTGACTTCCTCCGGCGAGAGCAGGTTCTCTTCGCGGCGGGTGCCCGATGCGTTGACGTCCACGGCGGGGAAGATACGCTTGTCTGCCAGCTGGCGGGACAGGCGCAGTTCCATGTTGCCGGTGCCCTTGAACTCTTCGAAAATGACTTCGTCCATCTTGGAGCCGGTCTCGACGAGGGCGGTGGCCAGGATGGTGAGCGAGCCGCCGTTTTCAATGTTGCGGGCTGCACCGAAGAAGCGCTTCGGCGGGTACAGCGCGGCGGAGTCCACACCACCGGACAGGATGCGGCCGGAGGCCGGTGCTGCCAGGTTGTAGGCACGGCCCAGGCGTGTCATGGAGTCCAGGAGGACCACCACGTCCATGCCCATTTCCACGAGGCGCTTGGCGCGTTCGATGGAGAGTTCGGCCACGGTGGTGTGGTCGTCTGCGGGACGGTCGAAGGTGGAGGCAATGACCTCGCCCTTGACTGTGCGCTGCATGTCCGTGACTTCTTCGGGACGTTCGTCAACCAGCACCATCATGAGGTGGACCTCAGGGTTGTTGGTGGTGATCGCGTTGGCGATGGACTGCAGGATGAGCGTCTTGCCGGCCTTGGGCGGCGAGACGATCAGGCCACGCTGGCCCTTGCCGATGGGAGCCACGAGGTCGATGACCCGGGGACCGATCTTCTTGGGGTCCGTTTCGAGGCGCAGGCGCTCGGACGGGTAGAGCGGGACCAGCTTGGCGAATTCGACGCGGTCCTTGAGCTCTTCGGCGGTCTTGCCGTTGACGGACGTGACGCGGACCAGGGCGTTGAACTTCTGGCGGGTGGACTGCTGGCTGCGGTCTTCGCCGTCGCGCGGTGCACGGATGGCGCCGACGACGGCGTCACCCTTGCGCAGGTTGTACTTCTTGACCTGTGCCAGCGAAACGTAAACGTCGTTGGGGCCGGGCAGGTAGCCGGAGGTGCGGATGAACGCGTAGTTCTCCAGGACGTCCAGGATGCCGGCGACGGGCAGGAGGACGTCGTCCTCGGTGACCTCGACGTCGTCGACGTCGGGGCCCTGGTTGCGTCCGCGGCGGCGGTCGTTGCGGTCGCGGAAGCGGTCGTTGCGGGAGGTGTTGTCCCGGTCCTGGCCACCGGAGCGGTCGTTACGGTCGTTGCGGTCGCGCCGGTTGCGGCGGTTCCGGCGGCTGCTGCCGTCGGTGTCATCGCCATCGCGGTTATCGCGGTTGTCACGCTGGCCGGCGTCGCGCTGGCCGGCATCACGGCTGTTGTCGCGCTGGCCGGATTCACGGCTGTTGTCGCGCTGGCCGGCGTCACGGCTGTTGTCGCGCTGGCCACCGTCGGCATCGCGGTTGTCGCGGCCTCCACGGGTGCGGTCGCGGCGGTCATTGCGCTGGCCGGCATCCACGGTTTCGGTGGACTCGGAGCGCTGCTCGGCGGCCTTCTGCTCCGTGTTGCCCTGATCGGCGGCCTTGGATTCGCCGGCCGGCTGCTCCGCGGGAGTTTCGGCGGGAGCCTCCTGGGCGGCGGCTTCGCCACGGCGGCGGTTGCGGGTACGGGGCTGGCGGCGCTCGGAGGCACCTTCGGCGGCTTCCGCAGCGGGAGCGGCTGACGGCGCTGCAGCGGTTTCCGCAACGGGCGCTGCTTCAACTGCAGGAGCAGTTTCAGCGGCCGGGGTCACAACAACACCATCGCTGCCGGCGCGGCGGCTGCGGCCGCGGCGGGCACGGGTGCCTTCGGCGGCCGGTACTTCGGCAGCCTCAGGGGCGGCCGGAGCGGAAACAGCGGGAGCGGCAACAGGAGCGGTGGCCTTTTCAGTTGCCCGGGCCGGTGCCTTGGTGGTGGGAGTGCCGGCACGGTGGGCGGAGATGGCAGCCACCAGGTCCCCCTTGCGCATGCGGGAACCGCCCGAGATTCCAAGCTGGCTGGCCAAGGCCTGCAGCTGGGCGAGCTTCAGGCCTGCAAGGCCGCTGCTCTTGGCGGGTGCTGCCGGTGACTCGGCAACAGAAGATGATAGTTCCACAGCTGGTGACAGCTCAGTGGTTTCGGTCACGAAGGATCCTTCCCCCTCGACGGCGTCCGGACTGGGAGCTGGACGCGATGATTTGATCTGGGCTGCAGTTCAGATCTGCAGCCGCATTTTGCGGCCTTGCCGGTTGGATTTCGGCCAGCAGGGCCGGTACTGATTCACCTTCCGTACCGCCCGTGGCGGGACGGAGGGCTGACGCGTGGGGGGCAGTTGGATGCTGCAAATTCCTGCGACAGACCAAGCAGGTGGCACCGGAATAGATTCGCAGTAGGAGATCAGTTGCCACTGAGTGCAGAAGCAGATCAGATAGGCGGAATTACCGCCGGTGCACGTCCACCTTAGCACCTTCCACGTCCACTGCGAGCTTCAGCACGCGCCAGTTCACTTCCGGCGTGTTGGCTCCTGTAAACGCGGTGATGAAGGCCAGGATGTCGGCTGCTTCCGGCTCGCCGTTGGCCAGTACCAGCACGGTGGGGCCGGCACCGGAAACCACTGCGGCATGGCCCGCCTGCCGCAGCGCACCAATCAGCGCTGCACTGGGCCGCATGGCCGATGCACGGTAGCTCTGGTGCAGGTAGTCCTCAGTGCCCGCCAGCAGGAATCCGGGGTCCCGGGTGAGGGCGTGGACCAGCAGCGCGGCCCGGCCGGAATTCATGGCGGCCGCGTGGTGTCCCACCGAG
It encodes the following:
- a CDS encoding glycosyltransferase — protein: MTARIAVAAVTFDRPKELAVLLDSIKAQTAAVDTICLVDSGTTPARSIADQHANVDYVRSEANLGGAGGFALAALKAVASGAKWIWMMDDDAVPADPECLATLVREAEARDLEAVVPLVTAPGQPDRLSFFFRLDGKVTHDRAEVEKLGFLPDDGHFFNGALIRSDVFFKVGLPDMRLFIRGDEVDFTIRLRQAGIRFGTVTTTAITHPHAFSETQHVYGAGWHVIVPESAFKRYYYYRNRGYLIRRYFRVRSFIADVGGYLGYFLQRRDLPGLLAWARTFSAGLRGKGFGPLEDQKF
- a CDS encoding WecB/TagA/CpsF family glycosyltransferase, which gives rise to MALDRQQIPVLDVHATPLRVPELVEELSRFIEDGSTRTVLGHNLHSVTLTLSDDGFRRLYEASDIVLLDGAPVLWLWGRTGNAAGPVMDYRLGSTDWLPALDQVRGLERIAVVGAGNEANSGAVARLRTIVPGARVEGFPGEDWNPELEDAAVAWLHREQPQLVLLGLGMPLQEEVLQRRLDGLPPAIYCAVGGAIEQLAGIQKLAPRWLGRLGLEWAWRLLLHPRRVAYRVFGEPWVLLWLLATRRLSSKG
- a CDS encoding L-threonylcarbamoyladenylate synthase; protein product: MTTTYDCSTDSQRAEALEHAQRAISEKKCVVLPTDTVYGIAADAFSPQAVTMLLVSKGRSRTMPPPVLIPRINALDGLATDISAEARKLAEAFWPGGLTLIFHAQPSLDWDLGETKGTVALRMPADEIAQELLTLTGPLAVSSANRTGHAPAQTAAAAREQLADSVEVYLEGGFRPAEGADAVPSTIVDATGPRLRVVRNGAVSLDQLREHVPGVLGLGEIPMAEENAEEDTAEPAVAAEPADEGIVGNEAGNGESAGKAEPADAAAPAREQQP
- the prmC gene encoding peptide chain release factor N(5)-glutamine methyltransferase, whose amino-acid sequence is MSAGQSLADAVSAATAVLREAGVPSPRVDAELLADHLLQVGLGRLRALMLGDTPAPEGYDELVAERAGRVPLQHITGVAHFRYLELAVGPGVFIPRPETESVVQLVIDHVAGMDAPRIVDLGTGSGAIAGSIAHEVPVAEVHAVEFSPLAHAWAARNLEPLGVHLVLGDLRTALPELNGTFDVVISNPPYIPAEAIPNEPEVALHDPPEALYGGGADGMELPTAAAASAARLLRPGGYFVMEHAEVQAGWVAAMLGRQGAWTGISTHVDLNGKERATSAFLAGPGHTE
- the prfA gene encoding peptide chain release factor 1 — translated: MFESVQGLLDEHDAIQAQLGDPAVYADQRLARKLGRRSAQLNGIVEAYHRWEGLRDDLSAAREMAAEDSEFAAEVPELEASLETAAAKLRRLLIPRDPDDARNVILEVKGGEGGDEAALFAGDLLRMYTRYAESRGWKTEIISSTESDLGGYKDVQVAVKGSSNDPAEGVYARLKFEGGVHRVQRVPVTESQGRIHTSAAGVLVLPEVDEPEELEINQNDLKIDVYRSSGPGGQSVNTTDSAVRITHLPTGIVVAMQNEKSQLQNREAGMRVLRARILAHQQEQIDAANSEQRKSQIRTMDRSERIRTYNYPENRIADHRTGYKAYNLDQVMNGDLEPVIQSAIEMDEQARLDAIGD
- the rho gene encoding transcription termination factor Rho; its protein translation is MTETTELSPAVELSSSVAESPAAPAKSSGLAGLKLAQLQALASQLGISGGSRMRKGDLVAAISAHRAGTPTTKAPARATEKATAPVAAPAVSAPAAPEAAEVPAAEGTRARRGRSRRAGSDGVVVTPAAETAPAVEAAPVAETAAAPSAAPAAEAAEGASERRQPRTRNRRRGEAAAQEAPAETPAEQPAGESKAADQGNTEQKAAEQRSESTETVDAGQRNDRRDRTRGGRDNRDADGGQRDNSRDAGQRDNSRESGQRDNSRDAGQRDAGQRDNRDNRDGDDTDGSSRRNRRNRRDRNDRNDRSGGQDRDNTSRNDRFRDRNDRRRGRNQGPDVDDVEVTEDDVLLPVAGILDVLENYAFIRTSGYLPGPNDVYVSLAQVKKYNLRKGDAVVGAIRAPRDGEDRSQQSTRQKFNALVRVTSVNGKTAEELKDRVEFAKLVPLYPSERLRLETDPKKIGPRVIDLVAPIGKGQRGLIVSPPKAGKTLILQSIANAITTNNPEVHLMMVLVDERPEEVTDMQRTVKGEVIASTFDRPADDHTTVAELSIERAKRLVEMGMDVVVLLDSMTRLGRAYNLAAPASGRILSGGVDSAALYPPKRFFGAARNIENGGSLTILATALVETGSKMDEVIFEEFKGTGNMELRLSRQLADKRIFPAVDVNASGTRREENLLSPEEVKIMWKLRRVLSGLETQQSLELLTNKIRETGSNVEFLMQVQKTTLGAKSDNDK